A window of the Podospora bellae-mahoneyi strain CBS 112042 chromosome 6, whole genome shotgun sequence genome harbors these coding sequences:
- a CDS encoding hypothetical protein (EggNog:ENOG503P1RI; COG:S): MSTSDSILVYDGPKCRICCDLMPNRQIPLPNGKWVDVQKQGKMTLSLAVWLSDVYESAKTCVNCKVMIEALECFEVKEPRLEDDMFTVDGRVGTSLKLEYNLAEDEYLRFIEVFSDTESESCLGRATFIEADIDPRKAVEIAKRRLRVCVDSHDECRVGRRGFIPTRVVDVGTGDGQPRLVETTEDMKDTDYFALSYCWGLAQSLTTTKATLPNRFEGIPWEDIPKTLHEAIEFVQHLGLSYIWIDALCIIQDDG; the protein is encoded by the exons ATGTCGACCTCAGACTCAATACTGGTTTACGATGGGCCAAAATGCCGCATTTGTTGCGATTTAATGCCCAACAGACAGATTCCCCTGCCCAACGGCAAATGGGTCGATGTCCAGAAACAGGGGAAAATGACGCTTTCCCTGGCTGTCTGGTTAAGTGATGTTTACGAATCGGCCAAGACGTGCGTCAATTGTAAGGTCATGATTGAAGCATTGGAATGTTTTGAAGTAAAGGAGCCAaggttggaggatgatatgTTTACTGTTGATGGCCGGGTTGGGACGTCGCTCAAGCTCGAGTACAATCTCGCTGAGGACGAATATTTGAGGTTTATTGAAGTATTCTCTGATACTG AATCGGAGAGTTGTCTGGGTAGGGCGACGTTTATAGAGGCTGATATTGACccgaggaaggcggtggagattgCGAAAAGACGATTGAGGGTGTGTGTTGATTCTCATGATGAGTGtagggtggggaggaggggattcATTCCTACGAGGGTTGTGGATGTTGGTACTGGGGATGGTCAGCCGCGGTTAGTTGAGACCACGGAGGATATGAAAGACACTGACTACTTTGCTTTGAGCTattgttgggggttggccCAGTCCCTTACAACGACCAAAGCAACATTGCCAAACAGGTTTGAGGGTATTCCGTGGGAAGATATACCCAAGACCCTGCACGAGGCGATCGAATTTGTACAACACCTGGGCCTATCGTATATATGGATTGATGCCCTCTGCATCATCCAGGATGATGGTTGA
- a CDS encoding hypothetical protein (EggNog:ENOG503P1RI; COG:S): MNTPRVSTRLTALNYKAELSSPDPTGPVSYARLTLSGPCVEAKIVLGPPVEENPSSSLKAYISLCNKQYLITPDIPHWHNAPLIYITKKGFKDNVNVNPDSPWDDPEHPDQYYNYRFPWLVLKWSPPHDAYRRVGIVNFANRPSFDQEEQAPGEMMRHAAMRVVDIV; encoded by the exons ATGAACACTCCCCGCGTCAGCACCCGTCTCACAGCCCTAAACTACAAAGCCGAGCTCTCCAGCCCCGATCCCACCGGCCCAGTCTCATATGCCCGGCTGACCCTCTCCGGCCCCTGCGTCGAAGCAAAAATCGTCCTCGGCCCTCCCGTAGAAGAGAACCCCAGCAGCTCCCTCAAAGCATACATCTCCCTCTGCAACAAACAATATCTCATAACGCCCGACATCCCCCACTGGCACAACGCCCCTCT AATCTACATCACCAAAAAGGGGTTCAAGGACAACGTAAACGTCAACCCTGACTCTCCATGGGACGACCCAGAGCACCCGGATCAATATTACAATTACCGATTCCCATGGCTGGTTCTCAAATGGTCACCCCCTCATGATGCGTACCGCCGTGTGGGGATCGTCAACTTTGCAAATCGACCTTCGTTTGAccaggaggagcaggcgcctggggagatgatgaggcATGCGGCGATGAGGGTCGTGGATATTGTTTAA
- a CDS encoding hypothetical protein (EggNog:ENOG503P1RI; COG:S), protein MKNVYENALFTLSATSAPDVATGCFLARNNPVHELHSAKAQHTCYARRPCFDTHSKLFSYSVDTEIEMDNYPAMTRGWIYQERLLSQRILYCAYDELIGECRNTITCECNPTSLHRHHGGNAIVSYKRQMGHLSDPTQFNKNNSSCFPIIDLWLSLVQSYSRRVFTKYTDRLIALSGIAQKFQPLNIGYYYAGIWSTEIHHQLA, encoded by the coding sequence ATGAAAAACGTCTACGAGAACGCCTTGTTCACGCTCTCTGCCACGTCTGCCCCCGATGTTGCTACTGGTTGCTTCCTAGCCCGAAATAATCCCGTTCACGAACTGCACTCGGCGAAGGCGCAGCATACCTGCTACGCTCGTCGTCCCTGCTTTGACACCCACAGCAAGCTTTTCTCCTACTCCGTCGACACCGAGATTGAAATGGACAACTATCCCGCTATGACACGGGGTTGGATCTATCAAGAGCGTCTTCTCTCGCAACGAATCCTCTATTGCGCCTATGATGAGTTGATCGGGGAGTGCCGGAATACGATCACATGCGAGTGTAACCCGACAAGCCTTCATCGTCACCACGGAGGCAACGCCATCGTTAGCTACAAGCGTCAAATGGGACACCTCTCCGATCCTACACAGttcaacaaaaacaactCCTCTTGTTTCCCTATCATCGATCTGTGGCTCAGCCTCGTGCAGAGCTACTCCCGGAGAGTCTTCACAAAATATACCGACCGTCTCATTGCTCTTTCTGGTATCGCTCAGAAATTCCAGCCTCTCAACATAGGGTATTACTACGCGGGCATCTGGTCTACGGAAATCCACCATCAACTAGCCTGA